ACCACGCCGGCTCAGCAAGCCTTTCACCACCAGCAGCACGCCGAACGAGATCGCCAGCAGAATGAGCGCGAGCGTCAGCGACACATTCAGGTCGATCTCGAAGCCGATATAGATCGCCAGCGGCATGGTTTGGGTGCGGCCGGGGAAGTTGCCGGCGAAGATGATCGTGGCGCCGAACTCGCCCAGCGCGCGCGCCCAGGCCATTACTGCGCCGCCCAGCAGCGCCGGCCAGGCCAGGGGTACGGTGATGTGGCCGAACACTTGCAGGGCGCGCGCGCCATCGAGCGCGGCCGCCTGCTCGAGCTCGCGGTCGACGCTTGTGAAGCCGGCGATGGCCGCCTTGATATAGAACGGCGCGGCGACGAACAGCTGGGCCAGCACCACCGCCGCCTGTGTGAAGGCGATCTCGATCGAGGCCTCGTTGAGGTAGCGGCCGATCAGCCCGCGCCGGCCAAAGGCGATCAGCAGCGCGATGCCGGCGACAGCCGGCGGCAGCACCATGGGTAGGTCGAGCAGCGTGTCGAGCGCCGCGCGCCCGCGAAAGCGCCGGCGCGCCAGCAGGTAGGCTACCGGTGTGCCGCCCAGCACCGTCACCCCGATCGTCGTGGCGGTGGTGCGCATGCTCAGGCTGATCGCCTGCGCCACGCTCGGCCCGGCCAGGTTGGCCAGCAGCATGGCTGGCGAGCTGCGCGCAACCAGCGCAACCAGCGGCAGCAGCAGAAACAGCAGCATGGGCAGGCTGGCCAGCACCAGCAGCCAGGTGTGCCGCCGCGACTGCGGCGCCAGCGCGCGGGCGGCTTGGTCGGCCTGGGCAGCGCGCAATAATTGGTCGGCCATAGCTCCCTACCCGCCGGCTTAATCTGTGTTCAACACCAGCTCGCTTGTGTGGAGCCAGGCCAGGATGGCGCGGATCTGGCCGATCCGAAAATCGAGCACCAGCCACTCGTAGGGCCTGGCGTTGCGCAGCGGCTCGGCCTGGGCTTCGAGGCTGCACAGCCAGGCCCGGCAGGCGTCGCGCTGGCGCTCGAGCAGCGCGGCCGCCAGCTCTGGCGATTCCTGGCGTGCGAAGAACAGCTTGGCCAGAAACTCGATCCGGAAGTCGCGCCCGTGCTGCACTGGCGCTGCGACCCACTCGGCAAAGGCGGCCCGGCCGGCAGCGGTGAGCGCGAGCAGGCGCCGGGGCGGCCCGCCGCTGGGTGGCTCGGGCACACCCGCGATGTAGCCGGCCTGCTCGAGCCGGCCAAGCAGCGCATAGGCCTGGCTCTGCTTCACGTGCCACACCAGGCCCAACGCTTCGGCCTGCAGCAGGTGCTGGTGGATCTCGTAGGCGTGGCTGGGCTGCTGGCGCAAAAACCCCAGCAGCGCATGCTCGATCGCCAGGGGCTGTTTGCGCATCGGCATACGCACCCAAACTACTCACACGATAAGTAGCGCGATTATCGCATGCGCGGGTACACGTGTCAATGCCACGCGCTATGCAGCCGGTGGGCCGCCGCATGCGCGCGGCTGCGTACGCCCTACAGGTGCTAAAAAACTTGACAGTAACACACTCAAGTTTATATAATAGAGGCAGAATTTCGCACACCGAGGAGTCGTTTTGATATGGACTACCGCGACTACTATCAGGTGCTTGGCGTCGAGCGCGGGGCGCAGGAGGCAGAGATCAAGAAGGCGTACCGCAAGCTGGCGCGCAAGTATCACCCGGATATCAATCCAGGTAACAAGGCTGCCGAGGCCAAGTTCAAAGAGATCAACGAAGCGTACGAGGTGCTCTCGGACAAAGAGAAGCGCGAGAAGTACGATCGCTTTGGCCGCGATTGGCAGCGCTATCAGCAGCCTGGCCCGGCCGGCTGGGGCGACGCCGGCGCGGGTGGCGTGCCATTCGGCGGCGGCGGCGATTTCTCCGATTTCTTCGAGACGCTATTCGGCGGCGGGCGCGCGCCTGGCCGCAGCCAGGCCAGCTTCCGCATGGATGGCCAGCCGGTTGAGCATGAGGCCGAGATCACGCTGGAAGAGGCCTTCAGCGGCACCCAGCGCATGCTCCAATTCAGCAACCCGAATGGTACGCCGCGCACAATCACGGTCAAGGTGCCGCCGGGGGTCGAAACCGGCTCGCGCGTGCGCGTGGCCGGCGAGGGCGCGCCTGGCGTTGGCGGCGGCAAGCGCGGCGACCTGTACCTAATCATCAAGGTGCTGCCCGATAGCCGCTACGAGCGCCATGGCGACGACCTTGAGACCAGTGTGGCGGTCGATCTCTACACCATGCTGCTGGGCGGTGCGGCGCGCGTGCCAATCATAGGCGGCAAGGCGGTGACGCTAAATGTGCCGGCCGGCACGCAAAACGGCAGGAAGTTCCGGATCAGCGGCCAGGGCATGCCGCGGCTGCGCGCGCCCGAGACTCGCGGCGATCTGTATGTGAAGCTCGAGGCCCAGCTGCCGAATCAGCTTTCCGCGCGCGAGCGCGAGCTGATCGAGGAGCTGCGCGGCCTCCGGCAGTAGCCGGCACGTGCCCCCAACCAGTATGGACAAACACTCATATACAATCAAGGTTGCCGCCGAGCTATGCGGCATGCACGAGCAGAGCCTGCGTATGTACGAGCGGCGCGGCCTGATCGCCCCGCAGCGCAGCCCCGGCAACATCCGGCGCTTCAACGACGCCGATGTCGAGCAGATCCGCTTCATCAAGCGGCTGGTCGACGATCTGGGCGTGAACCTGGCGGGGGTTGAAGTGATTCTACACATGCGCCGGCAGATGTTCGAATTGCAGCACGAGCTGGCCACGCTGCGCGACGTACGCGCCGGCGGGTAGCGTTCGCCCCAGCAGCCGCTGGCTGTGTTTCCGCCTTATGGCGCTCGCCTACGGCGCGCTTTGGCGCACACGCGCGAGGTAACGGGGGTTGGCCACTGCCAGCTCGTGCTCGGCGGTGGCGCGCAGGTGATCCAGCAGCTGCGCCTGCCGCTCGTCGGCGTCGAACTCGCCGCAGCGGATCGCCTGGCACAGCGCCTGATTCTGTTCGCCGACGGCGTCGCGCAGCGCAGACCCGGCCGGCATTGGCGTGCCGGCCACGCCCAGCAGCGCAGCCTGGCGCTGCCATGCCTGCCCGAGCGCCGGCTCGGCGCCGGCCAGCTCGCGCTCGGCGATTGCCAGTACATTCGCGGCCACCAGCGTCTGAAAGCGCAGCTGCGGCTCGCCAATCGCCGGAATGACGTGCTGCTC
The sequence above is drawn from the Candidatus Kouleothrix ribensis genome and encodes:
- the modB gene encoding molybdate ABC transporter permease subunit, coding for MADQLLRAAQADQAARALAPQSRRHTWLLVLASLPMLLFLLLPLVALVARSSPAMLLANLAGPSVAQAISLSMRTTATTIGVTVLGGTPVAYLLARRRFRGRAALDTLLDLPMVLPPAVAGIALLIAFGRRGLIGRYLNEASIEIAFTQAAVVLAQLFVAAPFYIKAAIAGFTSVDRELEQAAALDGARALQVFGHITVPLAWPALLGGAVMAWARALGEFGATIIFAGNFPGRTQTMPLAIYIGFEIDLNVSLTLALILLAISFGVLLVVKGLLSRRGAEH
- a CDS encoding PadR family transcriptional regulator codes for the protein MPMRKQPLAIEHALLGFLRQQPSHAYEIHQHLLQAEALGLVWHVKQSQAYALLGRLEQAGYIAGVPEPPSGGPPRRLLALTAAGRAAFAEWVAAPVQHGRDFRIEFLAKLFFARQESPELAAALLERQRDACRAWLCSLEAQAEPLRNARPYEWLVLDFRIGQIRAILAWLHTSELVLNTD
- a CDS encoding J domain-containing protein, whose amino-acid sequence is MDYRDYYQVLGVERGAQEAEIKKAYRKLARKYHPDINPGNKAAEAKFKEINEAYEVLSDKEKREKYDRFGRDWQRYQQPGPAGWGDAGAGGVPFGGGGDFSDFFETLFGGGRAPGRSQASFRMDGQPVEHEAEITLEEAFSGTQRMLQFSNPNGTPRTITVKVPPGVETGSRVRVAGEGAPGVGGGKRGDLYLIIKVLPDSRYERHGDDLETSVAVDLYTMLLGGAARVPIIGGKAVTLNVPAGTQNGRKFRISGQGMPRLRAPETRGDLYVKLEAQLPNQLSARERELIEELRGLRQ
- a CDS encoding helix-turn-helix transcriptional regulator, which codes for MDKHSYTIKVAAELCGMHEQSLRMYERRGLIAPQRSPGNIRRFNDADVEQIRFIKRLVDDLGVNLAGVEVILHMRRQMFELQHELATLRDVRAGG